Proteins from one Gimesia maris genomic window:
- a CDS encoding YihY/virulence factor BrkB family protein: MTEREQIQLGKIGFRAMWKFGGLTLWDLIVRTLKGYDKHHLSAHSAQFAYYSIFTFFPLLIVIIGCLAQLPIRGVILSVENAINQGLPSNVSSMLFAQIEDIQQKTTLSLIGGGIFLLAWGGTRLFITMEVGLDSVFEVEHRRSFLRSGGLALLLTFGVLILLLTASILLVVGPEIASLLVANIHSTWIHLLFSAGARWSVACGFMLISTSVIYWAVPSIKLPWKIFTPGSMFVIISWVLMLQGFRLYVENFAHYNETYGTIGGFIVLLVWLYLTGAILMTGGEINGVIYRAAKLKSEETV; the protein is encoded by the coding sequence ATGACTGAACGTGAACAGATACAGCTGGGTAAAATTGGATTCCGCGCCATGTGGAAATTTGGCGGCCTGACCCTCTGGGACTTGATCGTTCGAACGCTGAAAGGATATGACAAGCACCACCTCAGCGCCCATAGCGCGCAATTTGCCTACTACTCCATCTTCACTTTCTTTCCTCTCCTGATTGTCATTATTGGCTGCCTTGCACAATTACCGATTCGGGGCGTCATCCTGAGCGTCGAAAACGCCATCAATCAGGGGTTACCCAGCAATGTCTCAAGTATGCTGTTTGCTCAGATTGAGGATATCCAGCAGAAAACAACTCTCAGCCTGATTGGGGGCGGCATCTTTCTGCTCGCCTGGGGGGGAACTCGTCTGTTTATTACAATGGAAGTGGGGCTGGACTCTGTATTTGAAGTCGAACATCGCCGCTCCTTCCTGCGGTCAGGCGGGTTGGCGTTGCTCCTGACTTTTGGCGTCTTGATCCTGCTGCTCACAGCTTCCATTCTTCTGGTTGTGGGGCCAGAAATTGCCAGTCTCCTGGTCGCGAACATTCACTCAACCTGGATACATCTTTTATTTTCAGCCGGCGCCCGCTGGTCGGTGGCCTGCGGTTTCATGTTGATCTCCACCTCTGTAATTTACTGGGCCGTCCCCAGTATCAAGCTCCCCTGGAAGATTTTTACTCCCGGAAGTATGTTCGTCATCATCAGTTGGGTCCTGATGTTGCAGGGTTTTCGACTGTATGTCGAAAATTTTGCCCATTACAACGAAACCTATGGCACCATTGGAGGATTCATTGTGCTGCTGGTATGGCTCTACCTGACAGGCGCGATTTTGATGACCGGTGGCGAAATCAACGGTGTCATCTACCGGGCTGCCAAACTGAAATCAGAAGAAACAGTTTGA
- a CDS encoding NAD-dependent epimerase/dehydratase family protein has product MTTDFPETINQVEQLDELLSRPTPQVVQALQQTTGDIILLGIAGKMGPTLARMILRGDEAAGIKRRVFGVSRFSDETSRQPLEAMGIKTIQGDLLKSDFISSLPDVPHVIYMAGMKFGATGNESLTWAMNTYLPSLVCNKYQNSRITAFSTGNIYGLVPATSQGSVETDKPNPVGEYAMSCLGRERMFEHFSRTLNIPMNIIRLNYATECRYGVLVDLALQVYHEQTIDLSMGFVNVIWQGDANAMTLCSMPDAASPPAYLNVSGPQILKVREICEQFGKRFNKQPQFTGSAAEDALLNNGQFGHERYGAPLVDINQIFDWTADWIQNERPLLGKPTHFESRSGKF; this is encoded by the coding sequence ATGACGACTGATTTCCCTGAGACAATCAACCAGGTCGAACAACTAGACGAACTCTTAAGCCGCCCTACCCCCCAGGTAGTCCAGGCTCTTCAGCAGACAACAGGAGACATTATTCTCCTCGGCATTGCCGGTAAAATGGGGCCGACATTAGCCCGCATGATTCTACGTGGAGATGAAGCAGCGGGCATCAAAAGACGGGTTTTTGGTGTGAGTCGCTTCTCTGATGAGACCAGTAGACAACCACTGGAAGCAATGGGCATTAAGACCATCCAAGGTGATCTGCTCAAATCCGATTTCATCAGCAGTCTTCCCGACGTCCCCCATGTGATCTACATGGCGGGCATGAAATTTGGAGCGACAGGAAACGAGTCGCTCACCTGGGCGATGAATACCTACCTGCCCTCACTGGTCTGTAACAAATATCAAAACAGTCGGATCACTGCCTTCTCAACCGGTAATATTTATGGCCTGGTTCCGGCAACAAGCCAGGGCTCGGTGGAAACCGATAAACCCAATCCCGTGGGTGAATATGCGATGAGCTGCCTGGGGCGCGAACGAATGTTCGAACACTTCAGCCGCACCCTCAACATCCCAATGAACATCATCCGTCTGAATTACGCAACGGAATGCCGCTACGGCGTACTCGTCGATCTGGCATTGCAGGTCTACCATGAGCAGACGATTGATCTCTCCATGGGCTTCGTGAATGTCATCTGGCAGGGAGACGCGAATGCGATGACACTCTGCTCGATGCCCGACGCTGCTTCTCCCCCCGCTTACCTGAATGTCTCTGGTCCCCAGATACTCAAAGTCCGTGAGATCTGTGAACAGTTTGGAAAGCGGTTCAACAAACAGCCGCAATTCACAGGATCAGCGGCTGAAGATGCTTTACTCAATAACGGACAATTCGGACACGAACGATATGGAGCGCCCCTGGTAGACATTAACCAGATCTTCGACTGGACTGCTGACTGGATTCAAAATGAACGCCCCCTGCTGGGCAAGCCAACGCATTTTGAATCGCGCAGCGGTAAATTTTAA
- a CDS encoding PAS domain-containing sensor histidine kinase, with protein sequence MDTPTEQKSLQRSSHFISNPAPLTQFNENSKREALIHRLPEKQLPLSSQHTQNRFGNLFAFEGVFSIEGIILELNRVPLETSQFKTSDVIGKSFWETYWWSYSSEVQQSLKQAFRKAAQGEVIRFETKVQLSESRMMDLDITFEPYYDKAGKVCQILGSAVDITDRLIAEKRVTRLTAQIEAMLQVKPDLFFHMSIDGTIVGDVSGKLNDFLLPTKVLHQKQICDLFPDSVGSQFELAIDQLIQTQKAAEFEYTLQSDLCTHWFQARLLPYLPEEVLVIIQDISERRKTEIEVNRVHSRLHEAQRLAHIGSWEWDPQNDTLWWSEEVYRILKLPESEHQPDYHSFLQIIHEEDRDLVSRVIVNTLKNDLPFSIEHRIIRPNGEIRYVHQQAALKYLPGHSTSLMYGTIQDITKKHETDRMVQEYRDELAHVSRLSVMGELAAGLSHELNQPLTAIANYSTAIKALLEQGKDISELVDKVIQQSLRSGEFVQRLRSLVKKRKQQRFLFNIHSSIRTAIQLISYQIHLKQIEIQSLAENHFIMVYADQVQIEQVLVNLLKNAVEAMAHSPSPRILTISTAAVERNVIQVSIKDTGPGIPADLEERLFTPFTTTKKDGVGIGLSLSHSLIDASGGKLWYTPNPEGGAIFHLSLPAFQPHQDHADSTA encoded by the coding sequence ATGGACACCCCAACAGAACAGAAGAGCTTACAGAGATCCAGTCATTTCATTTCCAATCCTGCACCACTCACGCAGTTTAATGAAAACAGCAAGCGGGAAGCTCTGATCCACAGGCTGCCCGAAAAGCAACTGCCACTTTCGTCACAACACACTCAGAACAGATTTGGCAACCTGTTTGCCTTTGAGGGTGTCTTTTCGATAGAAGGTATCATTCTCGAACTAAATCGTGTCCCCCTGGAAACGAGTCAGTTTAAAACATCAGATGTAATTGGAAAATCATTCTGGGAAACATACTGGTGGTCATATTCCTCCGAGGTGCAGCAGTCTCTCAAACAGGCGTTTCGGAAAGCAGCACAGGGAGAGGTCATCCGCTTCGAGACAAAAGTGCAACTTTCAGAATCCAGAATGATGGATCTGGATATTACGTTTGAGCCATACTATGACAAAGCGGGAAAGGTCTGCCAGATTCTCGGCTCTGCTGTCGATATTACTGACCGGCTGATTGCAGAAAAAAGAGTGACCAGATTGACAGCGCAAATTGAAGCGATGTTGCAGGTCAAGCCTGACCTGTTCTTCCACATGAGTATTGACGGAACCATAGTCGGCGATGTCAGTGGAAAACTGAATGATTTTCTGCTTCCGACAAAAGTACTGCATCAGAAGCAGATCTGTGATCTGTTTCCGGATTCCGTAGGCTCCCAGTTTGAACTGGCAATTGACCAGTTAATCCAGACTCAGAAAGCTGCCGAGTTTGAGTATACACTGCAATCTGATCTGTGTACGCACTGGTTTCAAGCGAGATTGCTTCCGTATCTGCCGGAGGAAGTCCTGGTCATCATCCAGGATATTTCAGAGCGAAGGAAAACTGAAATAGAAGTGAACCGCGTTCATTCAAGATTACATGAAGCTCAACGGTTAGCGCATATCGGCAGTTGGGAATGGGATCCTCAGAATGACACCCTCTGGTGGTCGGAAGAAGTTTATCGCATTTTGAAACTGCCTGAGTCGGAACACCAGCCAGACTATCATTCCTTTCTGCAGATTATTCATGAGGAAGACCGGGATTTAGTCTCACGAGTCATCGTCAACACATTAAAGAACGACCTACCATTCAGCATCGAACATCGGATTATCAGACCGAACGGTGAAATCCGCTATGTACATCAACAGGCGGCACTCAAATACCTGCCTGGCCACTCAACATCATTGATGTACGGTACGATTCAGGATATCACAAAAAAACACGAAACTGACCGGATGGTTCAGGAATACCGGGACGAACTCGCTCATGTGTCCCGCCTCTCTGTGATGGGGGAACTTGCTGCAGGTCTTTCGCATGAGTTGAATCAGCCCCTGACTGCGATTGCCAATTACAGTACTGCCATCAAAGCCTTACTCGAGCAGGGGAAAGATATTTCTGAGTTGGTTGATAAAGTGATCCAACAGTCGCTGCGATCCGGGGAATTCGTTCAGCGATTGCGATCACTGGTCAAAAAACGAAAGCAGCAAAGGTTTCTGTTTAATATACACTCTAGTATCCGAACGGCGATACAATTAATCAGCTACCAGATTCACTTAAAGCAGATAGAGATTCAATCACTGGCCGAAAATCATTTCATCATGGTTTATGCAGATCAGGTCCAGATTGAGCAGGTACTGGTCAATCTGCTGAAGAATGCGGTTGAGGCCATGGCGCACAGCCCGTCTCCAAGAATCCTGACGATTTCTACGGCCGCAGTCGAACGCAATGTGATTCAGGTTTCTATCAAGGATACAGGCCCCGGGATCCCGGCTGACCTTGAAGAAAGGTTATTCACTCCGTTCACGACAACCAAAAAGGATGGGGTCGGTATCGGACTTTCACTCAGCCACTCACTCATCGATGCATCCGGTGGAAAATTGTGGTATACCCCCAATCCCGAGGGAGGCGCGATTTTCCATCTGTCACTACCTGCGTTTCAGCCTCATCAGGACCACGCAGACTCAACGGCTTGA
- a CDS encoding DUF1501 domain-containing protein — MFRVEFGKSGKYCDGISRRHFLQAGIAGMGSASLSQILHAKSLAEQAGIEKKDTSVILLWLDGGPSHMDLYDLKPEAPSEYKGIWNPIHTNVPGMDITEMFPLQAKCADKFSLVRSLHHNTGDHFTGGHWMLTGRGGVSGGSTPGRNPSISSMATKVLGPRDPSMPAYVSVPYASSIGLRPGYFGGNFLGVQHDPFETESDPNSPNFQVKNLNPTTGLSIDRLKNRKSLLKSFDQLRREVDQSGMLNSMDRLDQKAYEMVTGEKARQAFDLNSEDNELREKYGRHTWGQSVLLARRLVEAGTTFVTVHFGGWDHHWNLESGMESYLPRVDQAVSALFEDLAQRGLSEKVLVVLCGEFSRTPRMNNGGNGGPPLSMGTPGRDHWGNSMTCLMGGGGVKGGRIVGATNRLGEAPVDRPVRPGHIHHTIYRVLGMDPEAYFLDHSGRPIAAIDHGEVIHELF; from the coding sequence ATGTTCCGCGTTGAATTTGGTAAATCAGGGAAGTACTGTGATGGCATCAGCAGACGCCATTTTCTACAGGCAGGGATAGCCGGGATGGGGTCAGCCAGCCTTTCTCAAATTCTGCATGCGAAATCGCTGGCTGAACAGGCGGGAATCGAAAAGAAAGACACTTCGGTGATCCTGCTCTGGCTGGACGGTGGTCCCAGCCATATGGATCTCTATGACCTGAAACCCGAAGCACCCAGTGAATACAAGGGGATCTGGAATCCCATCCACACCAATGTGCCGGGTATGGACATCACTGAAATGTTTCCCCTGCAGGCAAAGTGTGCAGACAAATTTTCGCTGGTCCGCTCACTGCACCATAATACCGGCGATCACTTTACCGGTGGTCACTGGATGCTCACAGGTCGGGGTGGCGTGAGTGGTGGCAGCACGCCTGGTCGAAATCCGTCGATTTCATCAATGGCAACTAAAGTCCTGGGCCCCCGCGATCCCAGTATGCCTGCTTATGTTTCTGTACCCTATGCATCCAGCATCGGTTTGCGACCGGGCTATTTCGGAGGAAATTTTCTGGGAGTTCAACATGACCCGTTCGAAACCGAGTCCGATCCCAACAGTCCAAATTTCCAGGTCAAGAACCTCAATCCCACAACCGGACTGTCAATCGATCGTCTCAAAAACCGTAAGTCATTACTGAAAAGTTTCGATCAATTACGTCGCGAAGTGGATCAGTCAGGCATGCTCAATTCCATGGATCGCCTGGACCAGAAAGCCTACGAAATGGTCACCGGCGAAAAGGCCCGGCAGGCATTCGATCTGAATTCAGAAGATAATGAACTGCGTGAAAAATATGGTCGGCACACCTGGGGTCAAAGCGTTCTACTGGCACGTCGCCTGGTCGAGGCGGGAACAACCTTCGTCACCGTGCATTTTGGCGGCTGGGATCACCACTGGAATCTCGAGAGCGGCATGGAAAGTTATCTGCCGCGCGTGGATCAGGCAGTCAGTGCCCTGTTTGAAGATCTGGCCCAGCGCGGCTTGAGTGAGAAAGTGCTTGTCGTACTTTGCGGCGAGTTCAGCCGGACTCCGCGGATGAATAATGGCGGCAACGGCGGGCCTCCCCTCAGCATGGGAACCCCGGGACGCGATCACTGGGGGAACTCGATGACCTGCCTGATGGGAGGCGGAGGCGTGAAAGGGGGACGCATCGTCGGTGCTACCAACCGACTGGGCGAAGCACCTGTCGACCGACCAGTACGTCCCGGCCATATTCACCACACCATTTATCGCGTGTTGGGTATGGATCCCGAAGCTTATTTCCTCGATCATTCCGGCAGACCCATTGCGGCCATCGACCATGGTGAAGTCATCCACGAATTATTTTAA
- a CDS encoding dihydrodipicolinate synthase family protein → MNSSQILKTLQQGTAIPAHPLALTASRKLDERRQRALSRYYIASGVGGLAVGVHTTQFEIRNPGIDLYQPVLELAAEEMNRADKHRDQHLLRVAGICGNTKQATSEAAIAREAGYHFGLLSLSALKDVDEETLIQHCHAVSEVIPVFGFYLQPDVGGRLLPYSFWRRFCEIENVAAIKMAPFNRYHTLDVIRAVVESGRDEIALYTGNDDNIVLDLVTPFRFNSEGKQVERRIAGGLLGHWAVWTSKAVEILKECQQVAEANSEIPLSIIHRNTEVTDCNAVLFDVANRFQGCIPGIHEVLRRQGLLEGTWCLDTDEVMGSGQLEEIDRIYAAYPHLNDDEFVAAHRDDWLSG, encoded by the coding sequence GTGAACTCTTCACAAATTCTCAAAACACTGCAGCAGGGAACCGCAATCCCCGCTCATCCCCTGGCATTGACTGCATCCCGAAAACTGGACGAACGACGACAAAGGGCACTCTCGCGTTACTATATTGCCAGCGGTGTCGGCGGTCTGGCCGTCGGCGTGCATACCACACAGTTTGAAATTCGCAATCCCGGCATTGATCTGTATCAGCCCGTCCTGGAACTGGCAGCCGAGGAAATGAACCGGGCTGATAAACACCGCGATCAACATCTGCTGCGTGTCGCCGGGATTTGTGGTAATACGAAACAGGCCACCAGCGAAGCGGCTATCGCGCGTGAAGCCGGCTATCATTTCGGATTGCTTAGTCTGTCTGCATTAAAAGATGTTGACGAAGAGACGCTGATTCAACATTGTCACGCCGTTTCAGAAGTCATTCCCGTATTCGGCTTCTATCTGCAACCCGATGTTGGCGGACGACTGTTACCTTATTCCTTCTGGCGTCGCTTCTGTGAAATCGAAAATGTCGCTGCGATCAAAATGGCGCCTTTCAATCGTTACCATACTCTGGATGTCATTCGAGCGGTTGTTGAATCGGGCCGCGACGAGATCGCTTTATATACCGGCAACGATGACAACATCGTACTCGATCTGGTTACACCTTTCCGTTTCAACTCTGAGGGAAAACAGGTTGAAAGACGGATCGCAGGCGGCCTGCTTGGTCATTGGGCTGTCTGGACCAGTAAAGCCGTGGAGATCCTCAAAGAATGCCAGCAGGTCGCAGAAGCGAATTCGGAGATTCCGCTCTCAATTATACACCGCAATACAGAAGTCACAGACTGTAACGCCGTGCTGTTTGACGTCGCCAATCGTTTCCAGGGTTGTATCCCCGGTATTCACGAAGTATTGCGACGTCAGGGCCTGCTGGAAGGAACCTGGTGCCTGGATACCGACGAGGTTATGGGGTCCGGTCAGTTGGAAGAAATCGACCGCATCTATGCAGCTTACCCGCATCTGAACGACGACGAGTTTGTTGCGGCACACCGGGACGACTGGCTCAGTGGCTGA
- a CDS encoding GlsB/YeaQ/YmgE family stress response membrane protein, with protein sequence MFDDNTSRILQEAVNEMLVWVGFGTLVGLAAKAIMPGKDPGGAVSTMLMGIGGSVVGCGTLMFFWDGAKVTPISTFGFIAATGGAFVLLFFYRLLSGSFFAEAEDGERWLHRRRRRRRARGLADETY encoded by the coding sequence ATGTTTGATGACAATACCAGTCGAATTCTTCAGGAAGCCGTAAACGAAATGTTAGTCTGGGTAGGTTTTGGAACCTTGGTCGGTCTGGCCGCCAAAGCGATTATGCCCGGAAAAGATCCCGGTGGCGCTGTGAGCACCATGTTGATGGGCATCGGCGGCAGTGTTGTCGGCTGTGGCACACTGATGTTTTTCTGGGACGGTGCCAAGGTCACGCCGATCAGCACGTTTGGTTTTATTGCAGCAACAGGCGGCGCATTTGTGCTCCTCTTTTTCTACAGACTCCTCTCAGGTTCTTTCTTTGCAGAAGCCGAAGATGGTGAACGCTGGCTGCACCGTCGTCGCCGACGTCGCCGTGCAAGAGGTCTGGCTGACGAAACTTATTAA
- a CDS encoding right-handed parallel beta-helix repeat-containing protein: MKQPDCVNQQYLRLRSLSSSRVLILLTCSLFSLFTTVVEATIYEVGPGKKYPLVEKVPWETLVAGDEVQIHWRPQPYHTKWVLCRRGTKDKPIVVKGIPSEKGELPVIDGRRAMTRPQLRFWGEQRGIIKIGGARDPEDTMPAYIVIENLDIRSARPSFFYFCSDGLQKYFQNAAAIFIEKGEHITIRNCYLHDCGNGLFVAYDTKDLLVENCSIYHNGIANSYYEHNVYTEAAGITFQGNYLGPLRKNCLGNNLKDRSAGLVVRYNWIESGNRQLDLVDSEGGDTIRFDPRYRSAYVYGNVLVKLEEDSNSQMIHYGGDSGDESAYRKGTLFLYNNTLVSRRSSTTLVRLSTNSEHLDCRNNILFTTHAGSSLAILDEKGTAALSYNWVKPGWKAAHSSSFGNVNSEAEIHSGDNPGFQDVAKNLFFLTTKSACLNKAGPLPAAVQNNFPVVQQFKGPRGIEKRPAASLKDLGALERVSEE; the protein is encoded by the coding sequence GTGAAACAACCTGATTGTGTCAATCAGCAGTATCTCAGGTTGCGAAGCCTGTCTTCTTCCCGCGTCCTGATCCTACTGACCTGCAGTCTGTTTAGCCTGTTCACAACAGTCGTTGAAGCGACGATTTACGAAGTCGGACCTGGGAAGAAATATCCCCTGGTTGAGAAAGTTCCCTGGGAAACTCTGGTCGCCGGGGACGAAGTTCAGATTCACTGGCGGCCACAGCCTTACCATACTAAATGGGTTCTCTGTCGACGTGGGACGAAAGACAAGCCGATTGTCGTCAAAGGCATTCCCTCTGAAAAAGGAGAACTGCCCGTAATCGATGGACGCCGTGCAATGACACGTCCTCAATTGCGTTTCTGGGGAGAACAGCGGGGTATCATCAAGATTGGCGGTGCGCGCGATCCGGAAGATACGATGCCCGCCTACATCGTGATTGAAAATCTCGACATTCGCAGTGCACGGCCCTCCTTTTTCTATTTCTGCTCGGATGGTCTGCAGAAATATTTTCAGAACGCAGCAGCGATTTTTATCGAAAAAGGGGAGCATATTACGATTCGTAACTGCTACCTGCATGATTGCGGTAATGGATTGTTCGTAGCGTATGACACAAAAGACCTGCTGGTCGAAAACTGTTCGATCTACCATAACGGGATTGCCAACAGTTACTACGAACATAATGTCTACACAGAGGCAGCGGGAATTACCTTTCAGGGAAACTACCTGGGGCCCTTACGAAAAAACTGCCTGGGGAATAACCTGAAAGATCGTTCTGCAGGACTAGTGGTAAGATACAACTGGATTGAAAGTGGAAACCGCCAGTTGGATCTCGTGGATTCTGAAGGGGGCGATACAATTCGTTTCGATCCCCGCTATCGCAGTGCCTACGTGTATGGGAATGTTCTGGTTAAACTCGAAGAGGATTCCAACAGCCAGATGATTCACTACGGAGGCGACAGTGGCGATGAAAGCGCCTACCGAAAGGGAACGTTGTTTTTATATAACAACACACTGGTTTCACGGCGTTCCTCGACAACGCTGGTCAGACTCTCCACGAACAGTGAGCACCTGGACTGCCGCAATAATATTTTATTTACCACGCATGCCGGCAGCAGTTTAGCGATTCTGGATGAGAAAGGGACGGCGGCTCTCAGCTATAACTGGGTCAAACCAGGCTGGAAAGCCGCCCATTCAAGCAGCTTTGGGAATGTGAATTCGGAAGCCGAAATTCATTCCGGCGATAACCCTGGTTTTCAGGATGTAGCGAAAAACCTGTTCTTCCTGACTACGAAATCAGCGTGTCTTAACAAAGCCGGACCGTTGCCAGCGGCTGTACAAAACAACTTTCCGGTCGTCCAGCAGTTCAAAGGTCCGCGGGGAATCGAAAAACGCCCCGCAGCATCGTTGAAAGACCTGGGGGCGCTGGAAAGAGTATCAGAAGAGTAA
- a CDS encoding SelL-related redox protein, with translation MNSDPFRESLSRIPSSQGKTLIELSEAAPVLVVFLRHGGCPFCRQVLDQLKSLSAQLAERHLQLAIVHMMDEKEASSLLARYELRNVYSFSDPDRTLYELFQVRRGSLAETVGPAVWWSGFKSTVLSGYLPGIPGKDVQQLGAALILDQGKVVASYFSKNSADLPDWNQLLSCELPRE, from the coding sequence ATGAACTCTGACCCGTTCCGGGAGTCCCTTTCCCGCATTCCTTCCAGTCAGGGAAAAACACTGATAGAGCTGTCGGAAGCAGCCCCGGTACTGGTCGTTTTTCTCAGACACGGCGGCTGCCCTTTCTGTCGTCAGGTACTCGATCAACTGAAATCACTCTCTGCTCAACTGGCAGAACGACATCTGCAACTGGCCATCGTGCACATGATGGACGAAAAAGAGGCGTCCAGCTTACTGGCCCGCTATGAGTTACGAAACGTATACAGTTTCAGCGATCCGGATCGCACGCTCTATGAACTCTTTCAGGTCAGACGAGGTAGTCTGGCTGAAACTGTGGGCCCCGCGGTCTGGTGGTCCGGATTCAAATCCACAGTCCTTTCGGGTTATCTTCCCGGTATACCTGGTAAAGACGTACAACAACTGGGAGCGGCCCTGATTCTTGATCAAGGTAAAGTCGTCGCCAGTTACTTCTCCAAAAACTCTGCTGACCTGCCCGACTGGAATCAACTCCTGTCCTGTGAGCTTCCCCGGGAATAA
- a CDS encoding VCBS repeat-containing protein codes for MKRVNQFLVLSAFTALTVFTSLTQGAEFQKKILTDKYFADGITSGDFKHDGQRDIVAGPYWYAGPSFEKKHSFYEPVSWPPADSPSNCMLEFVYDFNMDGWDDILVLGRVHLHKAYWYENPRMENGDWKKHFVFERVQGESPLLVDVTGDQKPELICHWNNHWGWLAPDWSAPEKPWRFHAVGPPREWNRFYHGTGVGDLNGDGAIDIVINDGWFENSAQRAVDWKFHPFLFSKEKGGAQMLVYDVDGDGDNDVISSIDAHGWGLAWFEQQQKDAQITFIMHKIMGDRSELKQYGAAFTQPHALALADIDDDGLQDVVTGKRRWAHGPNRDIEPAEAPVVYWFQLQRSEGGKVSYVPHLVDDWSGIGVQIEASDVNQDGRTDILTASKLGTFLFLNTAE; via the coding sequence ATGAAACGAGTTAATCAGTTTCTTGTATTGAGTGCTTTTACTGCTCTGACTGTCTTTACATCGCTGACGCAAGGCGCTGAATTTCAGAAAAAAATTCTGACTGATAAATATTTCGCGGATGGAATCACAAGTGGCGATTTCAAGCATGACGGGCAGCGCGATATCGTAGCCGGTCCTTACTGGTATGCAGGTCCCTCTTTCGAGAAAAAGCACAGTTTTTACGAACCGGTATCCTGGCCACCCGCTGATAGCCCCAGTAACTGCATGCTGGAGTTTGTATACGATTTCAATATGGATGGCTGGGATGATATTCTGGTACTGGGACGCGTGCATCTACACAAAGCATACTGGTACGAAAATCCGCGTATGGAAAACGGGGACTGGAAAAAACATTTCGTGTTCGAACGCGTTCAGGGTGAGTCACCGCTCCTGGTCGATGTGACCGGAGATCAAAAACCGGAACTGATCTGTCATTGGAATAATCACTGGGGGTGGTTGGCACCTGACTGGAGTGCTCCTGAGAAACCCTGGCGTTTTCATGCTGTTGGCCCGCCACGGGAATGGAACCGATTCTATCATGGAACGGGTGTCGGCGACCTGAATGGAGATGGGGCAATTGACATCGTGATTAATGATGGCTGGTTTGAAAATTCGGCGCAGCGAGCTGTAGACTGGAAGTTTCATCCTTTTCTGTTTTCAAAAGAGAAAGGGGGAGCACAGATGCTGGTCTATGATGTTGATGGAGATGGTGACAACGATGTCATCTCCAGCATAGATGCCCACGGCTGGGGACTGGCCTGGTTTGAACAACAGCAGAAGGATGCGCAAATCACTTTTATAATGCATAAAATCATGGGTGATCGCAGTGAATTGAAGCAGTATGGTGCCGCATTCACTCAGCCACATGCTCTCGCTTTAGCTGACATTGACGATGATGGTCTGCAAGATGTTGTGACCGGTAAACGAAGGTGGGCTCATGGTCCGAACAGAGATATCGAACCCGCGGAAGCACCTGTGGTTTACTGGTTTCAACTGCAACGCAGCGAGGGTGGTAAAGTCAGCTATGTTCCTCACCTGGTCGATGACTGGTCAGGCATTGGCGTGCAGATTGAAGCTTCCGATGTCAACCAGGATGGGAGAACTGATATTCTGACTGCCTCCAAACTGGGAACCTTTCTGTTTCTGAATACAGCGGAATAA